CGTCCGGGGCCGGCGATCCGTCGGGGGACGATCGATCCGCCGCCGCCGGGGGCGGGGCGCCCGGCCGTCGCGCCGGCGCGAGACGGACTCGAGTATCTCCGTCAAGGCCAGCTCCATCTGACGGCGATCCCGATCCACGCGCACGAGCTGCACCTCGACGCGGTCGCCCAGACGGTACACCCGCCCGCTGCCCTCCCCCCGCCACAGGTGGTGAGCCTCGTCGAAACGGTAGTAGTCGTCGGCCATGGTGGAGATGTGCACCATGCCATCGACGAACGGCTCCACCAGCTCCACGAACAGGCCGAAGCCGGTGACGCCGATGACGTAGCCGGCGAACGTGTCGCCGACCTTGTCCGCCATGAAGCGGCTCTGCTGCCAGCGGACCACCTCACGCTCCGCATCCTCGGCCCGCCGTTCCAGCTCGGAGGTCTGCTTCGCGAGCTCCCGCAACTCCGCCAGGCGTTCGCGGCGCTCCTTCGCGGTCAGGCCGCCGGCGCGCGATGCGCGGAGCGCCCGGTGCACCACCAGATCGGGATAACGGCGGATCGGCGAGGTGAAGTGGGTGTACGAGCCTGACGCGAGACCGAAGTGCCCGAGGTTGCCCGCGTCGTACCGCGCCCGCTGCATGGTGCGGAGGGTCAGCAGGCCGACCGCCCGTTCCGCCGGCTGGCCGCGCATTCGGTCCAGCAGCCTCTGAAAGTGCGCCGGCGTCACCTGATCGGAGGGCGCGCCCAAGCTGTGGCCGAGCGACCGCGCGAAGGTGTCCAGCCGTTCCACCTTCTCGGGATCGGGCGGTTCGTGCACCCGGTACAGCGACGGCATACGCGTCCGCTCCAGGTGCGCCGCCACCGTCTCGTTGGCGAGCAGCATGCACTCCTCGATGATCCGGTTCGCGGTCGTGCGCTGATCGGCGACGATCCCGGCCACCCGCCCCTCGTCGTCCCGCTGAAAAGTGGCGACCGGAACGTCCATATCGATTGCCCCACGAGCCCGCCGGCGCTTCGTCAGCACGCCGGTCAGCCCGGCCAGTTGCTCGAAGAACGGGATCAGCTTCCGGTACTTGCGGCGTTGTGGTGAGGCCGGTTCCGACAGGATCGCGTCGACGTCGGTGTACGTCATCCGCTCGTCGCTCCGGATCACGCCGTCGTGCATCTCGTAGTGCGCCACCTTGCCGCGGCGGTCGAGTTCCATCAGGCACGACTGCACCAGCCGATCCACTCCCGGCCTCAGGCTGCACAGGCCGGTGGCGAGAGGGGGCGGCAGCATGTGAACGGCGCGATCGGGAAAGTAGACCGACGTGCCGCGCGCGCGGGCGTCGCGATCCAGCGCGCCGCCCTCGGCAACATAGTGCGCCACGTCGGCGATGTGGACCCCCAGGCGGACGCGACCCCGCGAGAGCGGCTCCAGCGTAATCGCATCGTCGAAATCGCGCGCCGTCTCACCATCGATGGTCACGGTCGGCAGCGCGCGGAAGTCGGTCCGGTCCTTCAAATCCGACTTCCGTACCGCCGTCCCCAGGCGTTTCGCTTCCTCGACCGCGGCCGGGTCGTGGTCGTCCGGGATCCCGTGCTTCTCCAGCGTGATCCGGACATCCACCCCCGGCAGCGCATAGCGCTTCTCGTCGAGGCGGATCAGCGCGCCGCGCG
This genomic interval from Acidobacteriota bacterium contains the following:
- the rnr gene encoding ribonuclease R codes for the protein MISTDRLLDTLRARIPEPVTPAELEAHLGLPPHGRDGLEESLRTLVARGALIRLDEKRYALPGVDVRITLEKHGIPDDHDPAAVEEAKRLGTAVRKSDLKDRTDFRALPTVTIDGETARDFDDAITLEPLSRGRVRLGVHIADVAHYVAEGGALDRDARARGTSVYFPDRAVHMLPPPLATGLCSLRPGVDRLVQSCLMELDRRGKVAHYEMHDGVIRSDERMTYTDVDAILSEPASPQRRKYRKLIPFFEQLAGLTGVLTKRRRARGAIDMDVPVATFQRDDEGRVAGIVADQRTTANRIIEECMLLANETVAAHLERTRMPSLYRVHEPPDPEKVERLDTFARSLGHSLGAPSDQVTPAHFQRLLDRMRGQPAERAVGLLTLRTMQRARYDAGNLGHFGLASGSYTHFTSPIRRYPDLVVHRALRASRAGGLTAKERRERLAELRELAKQTSELERRAEDAEREVVRWQQSRFMADKVGDTFAGYVIGVTGFGLFVELVEPFVDGMVHISTMADDYYRFDEAHHLWRGEGSGRVYRLGDRVEVQLVRVDRDRRQMELALTEILESVSRRRDGRAPRPRRRRIDRPPTDRRPRTRRRTGVGRR